One part of the Luteibacter yeojuensis genome encodes these proteins:
- a CDS encoding ABC transporter ATP-binding protein: MNDTRIAGLVKARKNYAAITALDGIDLDIHRGEILALLGPNGAGKSTSIALLLGLHRPDSGNATLFDRDPQDIEARRRIGVMLQSANLPATLKVGELLRLTASYYPEPRPIAECAELAGIADLLGRRYGALSGGQQRRVQFALAMAGRPDILFLDEPTVSMDIDARQSLWAAIRRLVSEGCAVVLTTHYLEEAEALADRVCVIAKGRVVSEGSVDALRAHVSLRRIRCITCVKIETLQAWPEVVSVETKQDRTIIATAQAETVVKRLLDADPSLSELEVQRAGLAEAFQEITRETEDVREAA; encoded by the coding sequence ATGAACGACACCCGCATCGCCGGCCTCGTAAAGGCCCGTAAAAACTATGCCGCGATCACCGCGCTCGACGGCATCGACCTCGACATCCATCGTGGCGAAATCCTGGCCTTGCTTGGCCCCAACGGCGCAGGTAAAAGCACCAGCATCGCCCTGCTGCTGGGCCTGCACCGGCCGGACAGCGGCAACGCCACGCTGTTCGACCGGGACCCCCAGGACATCGAGGCACGCCGGCGCATCGGCGTGATGCTGCAGTCGGCCAACCTGCCGGCCACGCTGAAGGTAGGCGAACTGCTCCGGCTGACGGCCAGCTACTACCCGGAACCGCGCCCCATCGCCGAATGCGCCGAACTGGCTGGCATCGCCGACCTGCTCGGCCGCCGGTACGGCGCCTTGTCCGGTGGGCAGCAGCGGCGCGTGCAGTTCGCGCTGGCGATGGCGGGCCGACCCGACATCCTGTTCCTCGACGAACCCACGGTGAGCATGGACATCGATGCCCGCCAGTCGCTCTGGGCCGCCATCCGTCGGCTGGTGTCCGAGGGCTGCGCGGTCGTGCTCACCACGCATTACCTGGAGGAAGCCGAAGCGCTGGCCGACCGCGTGTGCGTGATCGCCAAGGGACGCGTGGTGTCCGAAGGCAGCGTGGATGCCTTGCGCGCGCACGTGTCGCTGCGCCGGATCCGCTGTATCACTTGCGTAAAGATCGAGACCTTGCAGGCATGGCCCGAGGTCGTCTCGGTCGAGACGAAGCAGGATCGTACGATCATCGCTACCGCGCAGGCCGAGACGGTGGTGAAGCGTCTGCTCGACGCCGACCCCTCGCTTTCCGAACTGGAAGTGCAGCGTGCCGGCCTGGCCGAAGCGTTCCAGGAAATCACCCGCGAAACCGAAGACGTCCGGGAGGCCGCATGA
- a CDS encoding ABC transporter permease — protein MTAIDSTTTPVMTTGRVVNAYLEEARAECLRYLRNPGFLLPTLLFPSVFYLMFGILLGHANGADAPRYLLASYGTFGVMAPGLFGFGVSLALERDTGLLTLKRALPMPPGAYLLGKMCMALLVAAIVSVILLCLAVFLAGVSLPPSRIGMFFALEVLGVLPFAALGLLVGTLVKGQGAPGIVNLIYLPMAFLSGLWFPLSVMPAFLQSIAPLWPAYHLNRLALSAVGLGQGGEALHAAVLAGFTVAFVLVAARRLRRHG, from the coding sequence ATGACCGCCATCGACAGCACCACCACGCCCGTCATGACGACGGGGCGCGTGGTCAATGCGTACCTGGAGGAAGCGAGGGCGGAATGCCTGCGCTACCTGCGCAATCCCGGCTTCCTGCTGCCGACGCTGCTGTTTCCGTCGGTGTTCTACCTCATGTTCGGCATCCTCCTCGGCCATGCGAACGGTGCCGACGCACCGCGCTACCTGCTGGCTTCGTACGGTACCTTCGGCGTGATGGCGCCCGGCCTGTTCGGTTTCGGCGTATCGCTGGCGCTCGAGCGGGACACGGGGCTGCTCACCTTGAAGCGCGCGTTGCCCATGCCGCCCGGTGCGTACCTTCTCGGCAAGATGTGCATGGCCTTGCTGGTGGCGGCGATCGTTTCGGTCATCCTGCTCTGCCTGGCCGTCTTCCTCGCCGGGGTGAGCCTGCCGCCGTCGCGCATCGGCATGTTCTTCGCGCTGGAAGTGCTGGGCGTGCTGCCGTTCGCCGCGCTGGGCCTGCTGGTCGGCACGCTGGTGAAGGGGCAGGGTGCGCCGGGCATCGTCAACCTCATCTACCTGCCCATGGCCTTCCTGTCCGGCCTGTGGTTCCCGCTGTCGGTCATGCCGGCCTTCCTGCAGTCGATCGCGCCGCTGTGGCCGGCCTACCACCTCAACCGGCTGGCGCTCTCGGCCGTCGGGCTGGGGCAGGGTGGGGAAGCCTTGCATGCCGCCGTGCTCGCCGGCTTCACCGTCGCCTTCGTGCTGGTCGCCGCGCGTCGCCTGCGCCGACATGGTTGA
- a CDS encoding sensor histidine kinase produces MHRSWFQPTPDSLWNRFRDRPRLRIASFFNLVWAVYVFGDLIFSQTLGPHWGLATAISFPLFLFFYAMSYVRPLRHLPWFIAAVALLSYGTLHFNASGGGTYIIYACAMTSFGGAPKKCLAGMAILLGIFAAIAYFSAGWPISIIATLSFIALSVGTINVIYRFNAQRDIELQLSHDEIRRLAATAERERIGRDLHDLLGHTLSLITLKLELSRRLLDRDNAAARREMEEAEQVARHALAEVRSAVTGIRASGVVAELAAARVLLNTAMIDFVYTSNAPELPTRLDNQLALVLREAVTNIHRHAGATFAEATVTMDEQICTMTIVDNGRGLAGGEGNGICGMRERVRALGGTLAFESNVQKGTIVRIEVPLTPVDRLPEPSTEPSRLAS; encoded by the coding sequence ATGCATCGCTCGTGGTTCCAGCCGACGCCCGATTCGCTTTGGAACCGCTTCCGCGACAGGCCGCGCCTGCGTATCGCGAGCTTCTTCAATCTCGTATGGGCGGTGTACGTCTTCGGCGACCTCATCTTCTCGCAGACGCTGGGCCCGCACTGGGGCCTGGCCACCGCGATCTCGTTTCCGCTCTTCCTGTTCTTCTATGCCATGAGCTACGTGCGCCCGCTGCGCCACCTGCCATGGTTCATCGCCGCCGTCGCGCTGCTCTCGTATGGCACGCTGCACTTCAATGCCAGCGGCGGCGGCACGTACATCATCTATGCCTGCGCGATGACGAGTTTCGGCGGGGCGCCGAAGAAGTGCCTTGCCGGCATGGCGATCCTCCTCGGCATCTTCGCGGCCATCGCGTATTTCTCGGCCGGCTGGCCGATCTCCATCATCGCCACGCTGAGCTTCATCGCGTTGTCCGTGGGCACCATCAATGTCATCTACCGGTTCAATGCGCAGCGCGACATCGAGCTGCAACTCTCGCACGACGAGATCCGTCGGCTGGCGGCGACAGCGGAGCGTGAGCGCATCGGTCGCGACCTGCACGATCTGCTCGGGCACACCTTGTCGCTGATCACGCTCAAGCTGGAGCTGTCGCGGCGCCTGCTGGACCGCGACAACGCGGCGGCACGCCGGGAGATGGAGGAAGCCGAGCAGGTGGCGCGCCATGCGCTGGCGGAAGTGCGCTCGGCGGTCACCGGCATCCGCGCGTCGGGCGTGGTGGCCGAACTGGCGGCGGCGCGCGTGTTGCTCAACACGGCGATGATCGACTTCGTCTACACCAGCAACGCGCCCGAGTTGCCCACGCGGCTCGACAACCAGCTGGCCCTCGTCCTGCGCGAAGCGGTGACCAATATCCATCGCCATGCCGGTGCGACCTTCGCCGAGGCCACGGTGACGATGGACGAGCAGATCTGCACAATGACCATCGTGGACAACGGGCGTGGCCTCGCCGGTGGCGAAGGCAATGGCATCTGCGGCATGCGCGAACGGGTGCGTGCCCTCGGCGGTACGCTGGCTTTCGAATCGAACGTGCAGAAGGGCACGATCGTGCGCATCGAGGTGCCGCTGACGCCGGTCGACCGGCTGCCTGAGCCTTCGACCGAGCCGTCGCGGCTGGCCTCGTGA
- a CDS encoding sensor histidine kinase, producing the protein MRIPPPHKDSLLGGLRSPVYLRWQAGLQVFWLIALIQAPLAVKGFHWAWMAPTLATIPVYLVCYTAVYAGPLARLPFHAGAISTLGFVLWPVNPLALGYVVIGVVLLAYANRLPVWLGGVAVATLVTLGWVYAFDVPMIHVLVVFGAGLAAGFSNYLYVRSARRDAELRLSQAEVRRLATLAERERIGRDLHDLLGHTLSLITLKSELARRLALADPSRAQQEMEEVERVARHTLAEVRSAVTGLRAGDLSSELVSARLMLESSGIAFEAELPGQLELPAQAEATLCLVLREAVTNIHRHSRATEARVVITRNGQDFSMRITDNGCGGLAAHGNGVSGMRERVRQIGGRLAIDSPARHGTTLAIDVPMQTGLMERFA; encoded by the coding sequence ATGCGCATTCCCCCGCCACATAAGGATTCCCTCCTTGGCGGGCTGCGTTCGCCGGTCTACCTGCGCTGGCAGGCGGGGCTGCAGGTGTTCTGGCTGATCGCGCTCATCCAGGCGCCGCTGGCCGTCAAGGGCTTCCACTGGGCCTGGATGGCGCCGACGCTGGCGACCATTCCGGTCTACCTGGTCTGCTACACGGCGGTGTATGCGGGACCCCTCGCGCGCTTGCCATTCCATGCGGGAGCCATATCGACGCTGGGCTTCGTGCTCTGGCCGGTGAATCCGCTGGCCTTGGGTTACGTGGTGATCGGCGTGGTGCTGCTGGCCTATGCGAACCGCCTGCCTGTCTGGTTGGGTGGCGTCGCCGTGGCCACGCTGGTCACCCTCGGCTGGGTCTACGCCTTCGACGTACCCATGATCCACGTGCTGGTCGTATTCGGCGCGGGCCTTGCCGCGGGATTCAGCAATTACCTCTACGTGCGAAGCGCGCGCCGCGATGCCGAACTGCGTCTCTCGCAGGCGGAAGTGCGGCGGCTCGCCACGCTGGCCGAGCGCGAGCGCATCGGGCGCGACCTGCACGATCTGCTCGGCCATACGCTTTCGCTGATCACGCTGAAGTCGGAACTCGCCAGGCGACTCGCGCTGGCCGACCCCTCGCGCGCGCAGCAGGAGATGGAAGAGGTGGAGCGCGTCGCGCGTCATACGCTGGCGGAAGTCCGAAGCGCAGTCACCGGGCTGCGTGCGGGCGACCTTTCCAGCGAACTGGTGTCGGCGCGGCTGATGCTGGAATCGTCCGGCATCGCTTTCGAAGCGGAGCTGCCAGGCCAGCTGGAGTTGCCAGCGCAAGCGGAAGCGACGCTCTGCCTCGTGCTGCGCGAAGCCGTCACCAATATCCATCGTCATTCGCGCGCCACCGAGGCGCGTGTGGTCATCACCCGGAACGGACAGGACTTCTCGATGCGAATCACGGACAACGGCTGCGGCGGACTCGCCGCACACGGCAACGGCGTTTCCGGCATGCGCGAGCGCGTGCGCCAGATCGGCGGTCGCCTTGCCATCGACTCGCCGGCTCGTCACGGCACCACGCTGGCTATCGACGTGCCGATGCAGACGGGTCTCATGGAGCGTTTCGCATGA
- a CDS encoding response regulator transcription factor: MIRVLLAEDQAMVRGALSALLNLESDIEVLGSAADGESAWRELQRLKPDVLVTDIEMPGLTGLEIAQRVRRHELPVKVIIVTTFARPGFLRRALDAGVGGYLLKDAPAENLAEALRTVHRGGRAIDPQLALEAWSDADPLNDRERQVLRLAGEGHSASDIGTQLNLSHGTVRNYLSEAIGKLGAANRIEAYRLARQKGWL; this comes from the coding sequence ATGATCCGCGTACTGCTTGCCGAAGACCAGGCCATGGTGCGCGGCGCGTTGTCCGCACTGCTGAACCTGGAATCCGATATCGAGGTGCTCGGTTCCGCTGCCGACGGCGAGAGCGCGTGGCGCGAGTTGCAGCGGCTCAAGCCGGATGTGCTGGTCACCGACATCGAGATGCCCGGTCTGACGGGGCTGGAGATCGCCCAACGGGTTCGGCGGCACGAGTTGCCGGTGAAGGTCATCATCGTCACCACGTTCGCTCGCCCGGGCTTCCTCCGCCGGGCTCTCGACGCCGGTGTCGGCGGGTATCTCCTCAAGGACGCCCCGGCGGAGAACCTTGCCGAGGCCCTGCGTACCGTGCACCGCGGTGGCCGCGCCATCGACCCGCAGCTGGCGCTCGAAGCCTGGTCCGATGCCGACCCGCTGAACGACCGTGAGCGCCAGGTGCTGCGCCTGGCCGGCGAGGGTCATTCCGCCAGCGACATCGGCACCCAGCTAAACCTCTCGCACGGCACCGTCCGCAACTACCTGTCCGAGGCCATCGGCAAGCTGGGTGCGGCCAACCGCATCGAGGCCTACCGCCTGGCGAGGCAGAAAGGCTGGCTCTGA
- the queA gene encoding tRNA preQ1(34) S-adenosylmethionine ribosyltransferase-isomerase QueA, giving the protein MKKSDFDFELPPDLIAQAPLARRSGSRLLVVDVGAHSKKDRKFHELPEMLRPGDLLVFNDTRVLPARLYGRKESGGAVEILIERVTGAHEARAQLGVSKKPKEGGRIELADGSMITVLGREGEFFVLRFDTEEPLERLLSRLGEMPLPPYIERGADTSDNERYQTVFAREPGAVAAPTAGLHFDEELLDRLRERGVDMGYVTLHVGAGTFQPMRADDVRDHVMHREWLNVGAGLVEKIRATREAGGRVIAVGTTVVRALESATVDGVLRPFAGETQIFIFPGYKITSIDALITNFHLPQSTLLMLVSALAGKEAILDAYRYAVLQRYRFFSYGDAMLIVPPKT; this is encoded by the coding sequence GTGAAGAAATCCGACTTCGACTTCGAACTCCCGCCCGACCTCATCGCGCAGGCGCCGCTGGCCCGCCGCTCGGGTAGCCGGCTGCTCGTGGTCGACGTGGGGGCGCACAGCAAGAAGGACCGCAAGTTCCACGAACTGCCGGAGATGCTCCGCCCCGGCGACCTGCTCGTATTCAACGACACCCGGGTTCTCCCCGCGCGCCTTTACGGTCGCAAGGAATCGGGCGGTGCAGTGGAAATCCTGATCGAGCGCGTCACCGGTGCCCACGAGGCCCGCGCCCAGCTCGGCGTCAGCAAGAAGCCGAAGGAGGGCGGCCGTATCGAACTCGCCGACGGCAGCATGATCACCGTGCTCGGCCGCGAAGGCGAATTCTTCGTGCTGCGTTTCGACACCGAGGAACCACTGGAACGCCTGCTGTCACGCCTGGGCGAGATGCCCCTCCCGCCGTACATCGAGCGAGGCGCCGATACGTCCGACAATGAGCGCTACCAGACCGTGTTCGCCCGCGAACCGGGCGCGGTCGCGGCGCCCACCGCCGGCCTGCATTTCGACGAGGAATTGCTCGACCGGCTGCGCGAGCGCGGTGTGGACATGGGCTATGTCACGCTGCATGTCGGCGCGGGCACCTTCCAGCCGATGCGCGCGGACGATGTGCGTGACCATGTGATGCATCGCGAATGGCTCAACGTGGGTGCGGGGCTGGTGGAAAAGATCCGCGCCACGCGCGAGGCAGGTGGGCGCGTTATCGCCGTGGGTACGACGGTCGTCCGCGCACTGGAAAGCGCCACCGTCGATGGCGTCCTGCGTCCCTTCGCCGGCGAAACGCAGATCTTCATCTTTCCCGGCTACAAGATCACGAGCATCGACGCGCTGATCACCAACTTTCACTTGCCGCAGTCGACCTTGCTGATGCTTGTGTCGGCGCTGGCGGGCAAGGAGGCCATTCTGGATGCGTATCGTTACGCGGTGTTGCAACGTTATCGCTTCTTCTCGTACGGCGACGCGATGCTGATCGTGCCGCCGAAGACGTAG
- a CDS encoding IclR family transcriptional regulator — MSSDSPKYRAPALDKGLDILELLAKATQPLSIAEISDGVGRSRGEIFRMLQVLEERDYIARADGDGAYSITPRLFRLGMEQPPVRNLVETAMPVMHRLAEDIDQSCHLVVPSQEQIVVIARVDPPGETGLVVRVGHRRPISHSASGYVLLAWQTEETRDRWFRTMLEHEPTLKRARVEASIKEIREAGLATIPSEVVDGVTDLSAPIIEGNHAVCALTVPFIERRGAKIDMRETARLLMAAAGDVSRELSHGAPGAAMV; from the coding sequence ATGTCCTCCGATTCGCCGAAGTATCGCGCCCCCGCCCTCGATAAGGGCCTCGACATTCTGGAACTGCTCGCCAAGGCGACCCAGCCCCTGTCCATCGCCGAGATCTCCGACGGCGTCGGCCGCTCCCGCGGCGAGATCTTCCGGATGCTCCAGGTACTGGAAGAGCGCGATTACATCGCTCGCGCCGACGGCGACGGCGCCTACTCGATCACGCCGCGCCTGTTCCGTCTCGGCATGGAACAGCCGCCGGTGCGGAACCTCGTCGAAACGGCGATGCCGGTGATGCACCGGCTGGCCGAGGACATCGACCAGTCCTGTCATCTGGTGGTGCCGTCGCAGGAACAGATCGTGGTGATCGCGCGCGTCGATCCGCCGGGCGAAACGGGTCTTGTAGTGCGTGTCGGACACCGCCGGCCCATTTCGCATTCGGCCTCCGGTTATGTATTGCTCGCTTGGCAGACCGAGGAAACCCGGGATCGCTGGTTCCGCACGATGCTGGAGCACGAGCCGACGCTGAAGCGCGCGCGGGTCGAGGCGTCGATCAAGGAGATCCGCGAGGCGGGCCTTGCGACGATTCCCAGCGAAGTCGTCGATGGCGTGACCGATCTGTCGGCGCCGATCATCGAGGGAAACCATGCGGTGTGCGCGCTCACCGTGCCGTTCATCGAACGGCGCGGGGCGAAGATCGACATGAGGGAGACGGCACGGTTGCTGATGGCCGCGGCTGGGGATGTGTCGCGGGAGCTGTCGCATGGTGCGCCCGGGGCGGCGATGGTCTGA
- the fucP gene encoding L-fucose:H+ symporter permease, with translation MQQHTPIAAPATRALARTPLIPLVLIVSLFFLWGVANNLNDVLVAQFKKAFTLSDLQAGLVQSAFYLGYFLLAIPAGIFMRRFGYKAAVVFGLLLYGAGALLFWPAAATATYATFLLGLFVIAAGLAFLETSANPWVTLLGPRESAASRLNLAQAFNPLGSITGVLIGQHFIFTGVERTPAELAGMDAMARTAYMKSEAAAVQMPYLAIGLGVIAWAVIIVATRFPRTAAEDDGSDAAERGVLGRLPRDGRFMSAVLAQFFYVGAQVAIFSYMIRYAQATMPGTADKTAANFITAGLLCFMAGRFAGAALMKYLRPARVLGTFALVNVALAATAAIVPGSVGIYALVASSFFMSIMYPTIFALGVEGRSDAERKLGASLLVMSIVGGAVITAAMGATSDRFGIAHAMLLPMSCFVAISLFAWRRSGGGEAVA, from the coding sequence ATGCAGCAACACACGCCGATCGCGGCGCCGGCCACGCGCGCCCTCGCGCGTACTCCCCTGATTCCCCTGGTGCTGATCGTAAGCCTGTTCTTCCTCTGGGGCGTGGCGAACAACCTCAACGACGTGCTGGTTGCGCAGTTCAAGAAGGCCTTTACGCTTTCCGATCTTCAGGCGGGCCTCGTCCAGAGCGCCTTCTACCTTGGCTATTTCCTGCTCGCCATTCCCGCCGGCATCTTCATGCGCCGCTTCGGGTACAAGGCTGCGGTGGTCTTCGGTCTTCTTCTCTATGGCGCGGGCGCCTTGCTGTTCTGGCCGGCGGCGGCTACGGCGACGTATGCCACCTTCCTGCTCGGGCTCTTCGTGATCGCGGCGGGGTTGGCCTTCCTGGAGACCTCGGCCAATCCATGGGTCACGCTGCTGGGTCCGCGCGAATCGGCGGCGTCGCGCCTGAACCTCGCGCAGGCCTTCAACCCGCTCGGTTCCATCACCGGCGTGCTCATCGGCCAGCATTTCATCTTCACCGGGGTGGAGCGCACGCCGGCCGAACTGGCGGGCATGGACGCCATGGCGCGCACCGCCTATATGAAGAGCGAAGCCGCCGCCGTGCAGATGCCTTACCTGGCGATAGGCCTCGGCGTGATCGCCTGGGCCGTCATCATCGTCGCGACGCGCTTTCCGCGCACAGCGGCCGAAGACGATGGCAGCGACGCCGCGGAACGCGGTGTGCTGGGTCGCCTGCCACGCGACGGCCGTTTCATGTCCGCGGTGCTCGCGCAGTTCTTCTATGTGGGCGCGCAGGTCGCCATCTTCAGTTACATGATCCGCTACGCGCAGGCGACGATGCCGGGCACGGCGGACAAGACCGCCGCCAATTTCATTACCGCCGGGTTGCTCTGCTTCATGGCCGGCCGATTCGCCGGTGCCGCGCTCATGAAATACCTGCGTCCCGCCCGGGTGCTTGGCACGTTCGCCCTCGTGAACGTCGCGCTGGCGGCGACGGCTGCGATCGTGCCGGGAAGCGTCGGCATCTACGCGCTGGTGGCTTCGAGCTTCTTCATGTCGATCATGTATCCGACCATTTTCGCGCTGGGGGTCGAAGGACGGAGCGATGCCGAACGCAAGCTCGGTGCCTCGCTCCTGGTGATGTCGATCGTGGGCGGCGCGGTGATTACCGCAGCGATGGGCGCGACGTCGGACCGTTTCGGCATCGCCCATGCCATGTTGCTGCCGATGTCGTGTTTCGTCGCGATCTCCCTCTTTGCGTGGCGCCGATCCGGGGGCGGGGAGGCCGTCGCATGA
- a CDS encoding L-rhamnose mutarotase has protein sequence MSWQCLALDLRDDPAAIAEYERWHRNEFIWPEVVRSIREAGILDMQIFRTANRLVMLMRVGPAFDAGAKAKADAANERVQAWEALMSRFQQPLPWAEAGQKWVPMQRIFDLADVPSAL, from the coding sequence ATGAGCTGGCAGTGCCTGGCGCTCGATCTTCGCGACGATCCCGCGGCCATCGCCGAGTACGAGCGCTGGCATCGCAATGAATTCATCTGGCCGGAAGTGGTGCGTTCGATCCGCGAGGCGGGCATCCTCGACATGCAGATCTTCCGCACCGCCAACCGGCTCGTGATGCTGATGCGTGTGGGGCCGGCGTTCGATGCCGGTGCCAAGGCGAAAGCAGATGCGGCGAACGAGCGTGTGCAGGCGTGGGAAGCCTTGATGTCTCGCTTCCAGCAGCCCTTGCCGTGGGCAGAGGCAGGGCAGAAGTGGGTGCCGATGCAAAGGATTTTCGACCTGGCCGACGTACCGTCCGCATTGTAG
- a CDS encoding alpha-hydroxy acid oxidase codes for MATPVTNVADLRELARRRVPRAFFEYADRGSYDEVTLRENRRAFERLRFRQRVMRNVDRRSLATTVVGQPLSMPLAIAPTGMAGLQYGSGEIHGARAAAKAGIPFCLSTVSICSIEQVRAGTDVPFWFQVYVMRDRGFSRELIQRARAAECSALMVTADLTVQGQRHREIKNGLSVPPKLTLRNLFDIASKPRWVWNVLRAPSRSFGNLDGHIKGADSLTTLAQWIAAQFDPTITWDDLAWIRELWPGKLILKGILDPEDAKLAVAHGVDAIVVSNHGGRQLDGAPASIDVLPYIVDAVAGGTEVLFDSGIASGQDLLKALALGARAGLIGKAFLYGLGANGEAGVTQAIELIRKELSVSMALTGALDATRVSRDILWKG; via the coding sequence ATGGCCACGCCGGTCACGAACGTCGCCGACCTGCGCGAACTCGCGCGGCGCCGCGTACCGCGTGCCTTCTTCGAATACGCCGACCGCGGCTCGTACGACGAAGTGACATTGCGGGAAAACCGCCGCGCCTTCGAACGCCTGCGCTTCCGCCAGCGCGTGATGCGGAACGTGGACCGCCGCTCGCTCGCCACGACCGTGGTCGGGCAGCCGCTGAGCATGCCGCTGGCGATCGCGCCCACCGGCATGGCGGGGCTGCAATACGGCAGCGGCGAGATCCACGGCGCGCGCGCCGCCGCGAAGGCAGGCATTCCATTCTGCCTCAGCACCGTGTCGATCTGCTCGATCGAACAGGTGCGCGCCGGCACCGACGTACCGTTCTGGTTCCAGGTGTACGTGATGCGCGACAGGGGATTTTCCCGGGAGCTCATCCAGCGTGCGCGTGCGGCGGAGTGTTCCGCATTGATGGTCACCGCAGACCTCACCGTGCAGGGGCAGCGGCACCGCGAGATCAAGAACGGACTCTCGGTTCCCCCGAAGCTCACGCTGCGAAACCTGTTCGACATCGCCAGCAAACCGCGCTGGGTGTGGAACGTGCTGCGCGCGCCAAGCCGTTCCTTCGGCAACCTCGACGGCCACATCAAGGGCGCGGACAGCCTGACCACGCTCGCGCAGTGGATCGCCGCACAGTTCGATCCGACCATCACCTGGGACGACCTGGCATGGATTCGCGAGCTATGGCCCGGGAAGCTTATCCTCAAGGGCATCCTTGATCCCGAGGATGCAAAGCTGGCCGTGGCCCATGGCGTGGATGCCATCGTGGTGTCCAACCATGGCGGCCGCCAGCTCGACGGTGCGCCGGCCAGCATCGATGTGCTGCCCTACATCGTCGATGCAGTGGCCGGCGGCACCGAGGTGCTGTTCGATAGCGGTATCGCCAGCGGTCAGGACCTGCTCAAGGCACTCGCCCTCGGCGCCCGCGCCGGCCTCATCGGCAAGGCCTTCCTCTATGGCCTCGGCGCCAACGGCGAAGCCGGCGTCACCCAGGCCATCGAACTCATCCGCAAGGAACTGAGCGTATCGATGGCCCTCACCGGCGCGCTGGATGCCACCCGCGTGTCGCGAGACATCCTGTGGAAGGGATGA
- a CDS encoding enolase C-terminal domain-like protein — translation MVTITALDTFDVRFPTSIDHDGSDAMNPDPDYSAAYVVMRTDSPDGLSGYGLVFTIGRGNDVQTAALAALEPRVIGRRVEDIVERLGDFARQLNGDSQLRWLGPEKGVMHMAIGAVINAAWDLAARRAGKPLWRFIADMTPEQIVDQVDFRYLTDALTPHRALEILRAAEPHKKLRIAQLEAEGYPAYTTSPGWLGYTDEKMQRLARQAVDDGFRTIKLKVGLHLEDDIRRCRLARATVGPDIAIAVDANQRWDVGSAIEWLKPLESVGLAWVEEPTSPDDVLGHAAIRRAVAPTPISTGEHGQNRVLFKQLLQAGAVDLIQIDAARVGGVNENLAILLLAAHFGVRVFPHAGGVGLCELVQHLAMADFVAITGKKEDRAIEFVDHLHEHFVDPVRIVKGRYVAPTAPGFSAQMHPASIRDHLYPDGIVWQGVAMAADR, via the coding sequence ATGGTGACGATCACCGCGCTGGACACGTTCGACGTCCGCTTTCCCACCTCGATCGACCACGACGGTTCCGATGCGATGAACCCGGACCCGGATTACTCGGCGGCCTATGTGGTGATGCGCACGGACAGTCCCGACGGCCTGTCCGGCTACGGGCTCGTGTTCACGATCGGACGCGGAAACGACGTGCAGACGGCGGCGCTTGCCGCGCTCGAGCCGAGGGTGATCGGCCGGCGCGTGGAGGATATCGTCGAGCGCCTGGGCGACTTCGCGCGCCAGCTCAACGGCGACTCGCAGCTGCGCTGGCTCGGCCCCGAAAAGGGGGTGATGCACATGGCCATCGGCGCGGTAATCAACGCCGCCTGGGATCTCGCGGCGCGGCGCGCCGGGAAGCCGCTATGGCGATTCATCGCCGACATGACGCCGGAACAGATCGTCGACCAGGTCGACTTCCGCTACCTCACCGACGCGCTGACGCCCCACCGCGCACTGGAGATCCTGCGCGCGGCGGAACCGCACAAGAAGCTGCGTATCGCCCAACTGGAGGCGGAAGGCTACCCCGCCTACACCACCTCCCCCGGCTGGCTGGGCTACACCGACGAGAAGATGCAGCGCCTCGCCCGCCAGGCTGTCGACGACGGCTTCCGCACCATCAAGCTCAAGGTCGGCCTGCACCTCGAAGACGACATCCGCCGGTGCCGGCTCGCCCGCGCCACGGTAGGCCCCGACATCGCCATCGCCGTGGACGCGAACCAGCGCTGGGACGTGGGGAGTGCGATCGAGTGGCTGAAGCCGTTGGAGAGCGTCGGCCTCGCATGGGTGGAAGAACCGACGAGCCCTGACGATGTGCTCGGCCACGCGGCTATCCGCCGCGCCGTCGCGCCCACGCCCATCTCCACCGGCGAGCACGGCCAGAACCGCGTGCTGTTCAAGCAGCTGCTGCAGGCCGGCGCCGTGGACCTGATCCAGATCGACGCCGCGCGCGTCGGCGGCGTGAACGAAAACCTGGCCATCCTGCTGCTTGCGGCGCACTTCGGCGTGCGCGTCTTTCCACATGCGGGAGGCGTGGGCCTGTGCGAACTGGTGCAGCACCTCGCCATGGCCGATTTCGTCGCCATCACGGGCAAGAAGGAAGACCGCGCCATCGAATTCGTGGACCATCTGCACGAGCACTTCGTCGATCCGGTGCGCATCGTGAAGGGCCGCTACGTGGCACCCACCGCGCCCGGCTTCTCGGCGCAGATGCATCCGGCGTCGATACGCGATCACCTGTATCCCGACGGCATCGTCTGGCAGGGCGTGGCCATGGCGGCGGACCGCTGA